In Pongo abelii isolate AG06213 chromosome 5, NHGRI_mPonAbe1-v2.0_pri, whole genome shotgun sequence, a single genomic region encodes these proteins:
- the ZNF318 gene encoding zinc finger protein 318 isoform X1 encodes MYRSSARSSVSSHRPKDDGGGGPRSGRSSGSSSGPARRSSPPPPPSGSSSRTPARRPRSPSGHRGRRASPSPPRGRRVSPSPPRARRGSPSPPRGRRLFPPGPAGFRGSSRGASRADYARDGRGDHPGDSGSRRRSPGLHSDSLEKSLRITVGNDHFCVSTPERRRLSDRLGSPVDNLEDMDRDDLTDDSVFTRSSQCSRGLERYISQEEGPLSPFLGQLDEDYRTKETFLHRSDYSPHISCHDELLRGTERNREKLKGYSIRSEERSREAKRPRYDDTVKINSMGGDHPSFASGTRNYRQRRRSPSPRFLDPEFRELDLARRKREEEEERSRSLSQELVGVDGGGTGCSIPGLSGVLTASEPGYSLHRPEEVSVMPKKSILKKRIEVDIMEPSMQLESFSSSTSSSQDHPLYSGHPSLPLSGAIAAFASEIENKGTMVETALKEPQGNLYQWGPLPGIPKDNSPLREKFGSFLCHKDNLDLKAEGPERHTDFLLPHERASQDGSGFSRILSMLADSTSTQEKRRRSFPDIEDEEKFLYGDEEEDLKAESLPKPLGSSESEVMRQKASSLPSSAPAVKLESLEETNPEYAKIHDLLKTIGLDIGVAEISQLAARTQERLHGKKPSLRSSADRRSSVDRYFSADHCSSVDHRFSADRCSSVDHCFSADRRSSDPHRLESREAHHSNTHSPEVSHPHPPSPVDPYLLTKNSPPFLKSDHPVGHISGPEVVGSGFQSSVAVRCMLPSAPSAPIRLPHTAALSQFHMPRASQFAAARIPPNYQGPAIPPASFDAYRHYMAYATSRWPMYPTSQPSNHPVPEPHRIMPITKQATRSRPNLRVIPTVTPDKPKQKESLRGSIPAAQVPVQVSIPSLIRYNPEKISDEKNRASQKQKVIEEREKLKNDREARQKKMYYLRTELERLHKQQGEMLRKKRREKDGHKDPLLVEVSRLQDNIMKDIAELRQEAEEAEKKQSELDKVAQILGINIFDKSQKSLSDSKEPTEKPGKAEKSKSPEKVSSFSNSSSNKESKVNNEKFRTKSPKPAESPQSATKQSDQPTAAYEYYDAGNHWCKDCNTICGTMFDFFTHMHNKKHTQTLDPYNRPWASKTQSEAKQDAIKRTDKITVPAKGSEFLVPISGFYCQLCEEFLGDPISGEQHVKGHQHNEKYKKYVDENPLYEERRNLDRQAGLAVVLETERRRQSELKRKLSEKPKEEKKEKKAKTVKEVKEDDKVSEKLEDQLSEGRNSPEKAENKRNTGIKLQLKEEVKKESPTSSSFGKFSWKKPEKEEEKSSVVTPSISKEEIVESSKDKEDGKTEAGKAKPIKIKLSGKTVVAHTSPWMPVVTTSTQTKIRPNLPIPSTVLRKSCSATMSKPAPLNTFLSIKSSGTTAKPLPVVKESSADLLLPPDIISKAFGGEEVILKGSPEEKVVLAEKSEPSHLPEQILPPPPPPPPPPPPPPPVMPHPAVPSPAQANAILAPVKSNPIVSQTLSPGFVGPNILNPVLPVAIMASAQPAAIPSDETAPGVSESDRDQTLFSVLVRPPPPLSSVFSEQAKKLEKRNSCLATANAKDLYDIFYSSGGKGAPETKGAPETKLSGGPLANGENSNLSRTKSSDTSSTSALNSSASQEELHQGEGLVTAPIVSNSEKPVAKTLVALGKWSVVEHVDPKSTGSTYGFLQPLTRLCQSRPYETITPKTDTLAIWTSSSFQSDTSRDISPEKKSELDLGEPGPPGVEPPPQLLDIQCKESQKLVEIHLRESVNKDKESQELRKSEDCRESEIETNTELEGRVKELSEGIVDEGASTSIGPHSIEDSNLNHGNRYMWEGEVKQPNLLMIDKEAEQSNKLMTGSETPSKVVIKLSPQACSFTKAKLDSFLSEARSLLNPQDTPVKISAPELLLHSPARSAMCLTGSTQEQGVSVVSEEGLENSAPESASRTSRYRSLKLKRERSKDFQVKKIYELAVWDENKKRPETWESPEKPKAEALELQDVHPELTVTIESKALGDFEATDLKVEELTALGNLGDMPVDFCTTRVSPAHRSPTALSQKVCEENSVSSIGCNSSDSTDFEPIPSFSGFPLDSPKTLVLDFETEGERNSSNPRSVRIPSPNILKTGLTENVDCGLGGLEGTHQALDLLAGGMMPEEVKQSSQLDKQESLGLELKTINSAGLGPSPCLPDLVDFVTRTSGVQKDKLCSPPSEPGDPSKCSSLELGPLQLEISNASTTEVAILQADDDSGDPLNLVKAPVSRSPPREQVIEDNMVPQEMPEQEATVGAIQDHTESSVHN; translated from the exons GGATGACCTGACTGATGATTCTGTCTTCACTCGAAGCTCCCAGTGCTCTCGGGGTCTTGAGCGATATATTTCCCAGGAGGAAGGGCCTCTCAGTCCCTTCTTGGGACAACTTGATGAGGACTACCGAACAAAAGAAACTTTCCTGCATCGATCTGATTATAGTCCCCATATCAGTTGTCACGATGAGCTGTTGCGGGGAACAGAACGGAATCGAGAAAAACTCAAAGGCTACTCTATACGATCTGAAGAAAGGAGCCGGGAGGCCAAAAGACCCCGTTACGATGACACAGTGAAGATAAACAGCATGGGAGGGGATCACCCAAGTTTTGCATCAGGAACTCGCAACTATCGACAGCGTAGAAGAAGCCCAAGTCCTAGGTTTCTTGACCCTGAGTTTCGAGAACTGGATCTTGCCAGACGAAAgcgagaggaagaggaggagcgaAGTAGGAGCTTGAGTCAGGAGCTGGTTGGAGTTGATGGTGGTGGTACTGGCTGTTCCATCCCTGGATTGTCAGGTGTCCTAACAGCATCGGAGCCAGGATATTCTTTGCATCGGCCTGAGGAAGTATCTGTGATGCCCAAGAAATCCATTTTGAAGAAGCGGATTGAGGTGGACATAATGGAGCCCTCCATGCAG CTTGAGAGTTTTTCCAGCAGTACCAGCTCCAGCCAGGATCACCCTCTCTACTCTGGGCACCCATCGCTTCCACTAAGTGGTGCTATTGCTGCTTTTGCCTCAGAGATTGAAAACAAGGGGACTATGGTAGAGACTGCTTTGAAGGAACCTCAGGGCAACCTCTACCAATGGGGTCCCCTTCCTGGGATTCCCAAAGACAACAGTCCTCTCAGAGAAAAATTTGGAAGTTTTTTATGCCACAAGGATAATTTGGATTTGAAGGCCGAGGGACCTGAGCGACACACAGACTTCCTGCTGCCCCATGAGAGAGCTAGCCAGGATGGCAGTGGTTTTTCCCGCATTCTGAGCATGTTGGCTGATTCTACTAGTACACAGGAAAAAAGGCGACGTAGCTTTCCTGACATTGAAGATGAGGAGAAATTTCTCTATGGGGATGAAGAAGAGGATTTAAAGGCAGAATCCCTACCAAAGCCCCTTGGGAGCTCTGAGAGTGAAGTTATGAGGCAGAAGGCAAGCTCCCTGCCGTCTTCAGCTCCAGCTGTAAAGCTAGAATCACTAGAAGAGACCAATCCAGAATATGCGAAGATCCATGACTTGCTCAAGACAATAGGGCTGGATATTGGAGTAGCAGAGATTAGTCAGTTGGCTGCACGCACCCAGGAACGACTTCATGGCAAGAAGCCATCATTACGCTCCTCAGCTGACCGCCGTTCCTCAGTTGACCGATACTTTTCAGCTGACCACTGTTCCTCAGTTGACCACCGCTTCTCAGCTGACCGCTGTTCCTCAGTTGACCACTGCTTCTCAGCTGATCGACGTTCCTCAGATCCCCACAGACTAGAGAGCAGGGAGGCACATCATAGCAATACCCACTCTCCAGAGGTGTCCCATCCACACCCACCTTCTCCTGTGGATCCTTACCTGCTCACAAAAAACAGCCCTCCATTCCTAAAGTCTGACCATCCAGTGGGTCATATTTCAGGACCAGAGGTGGTTGGTAGTGGGTTTCAGTCATCTGTTGCAGTCAGGTGCATGTTGCCATCAGCCCCATCTGCCCCAATTAGACTTCCACACACTGCTGCTTTATCTCAGTTTCACATGCCAAGGGCCTCTCAGTTTGCTGCAGCTCGGATACCTCCAAACTACCAGGGACCTGCCATTCCCCCTGCCTCTTTTGATGCCTATAGGCACTACATGGCATATGCAACCTCAAGATGGCCCATGTATCCCACCTCTCAACCGTCAAACCACCCTGTACCTGAACCACACAGGATAATGCCAATAACCAAACAAGCTACTCGTAGCCGTCCCAATCTCCGTGTGATCCCCACTGTGACTCCTGATAAGCCTAAGCAGAAAGAGTCTTTGCGAGGCTCAATTCCTGCGGCCCAAGTGCCTGTCCAGGTGTCCATTCCATCACTCATAAGATATAATCCAGAGAAGATCTCTGATGAGAAGAACCGtgcttcccagaagcagaag GTTATTGAAGAGAGGGAAAAATTAAAGAATGACCGGGAAGCCCGCCAGAAGAAGATGTACTATCTTAGGACCGAGTTAGAGCGGCTTCATAAACAACAAG GAGAAATGCTGCGCAAGAAACGAAGGGAGAAGGATGGCCACAAAGATCCTCTCTTGGTGGAGGTGAGTCGGCTTCAGGATAACATTATGAAGGACATTGCAGAGCTACGGCAAGAGGCAGAAGAGGCAGAAAAGAAGCAATCTGAACTGGACAAAGTGGCTCAGATCTTGGGAATTAACATCTTTGATAAATCCCAGAAGTCTTTAAGTGACAGTAAAGAGCCTACAGAGAAGCCCGGGAAAGCAGAAAAATCTAAGAGCCCAGAAAAAGTGTCATCTTTCTCAAACTCCTCCTCCAACAAG GAATCAAAAGTAAACAATGAGAAGTTTCGTACTAAGAGCCCCAAGCCTGCCGAAAGCCCCCAGTCAGCCACTAAGCAGTCGGATCAGCCCACTGCTGCGTATGAGTATTATGATGCTGGCAATCACTGGTGCAAAGACTGCAACACCATCTGTGGGACCATGTTTGATTTCTTCACTCATATGCACAATAAGAAGCACACACAG ACACTGGATCCCTACAACAGACCTTGGGCTTCAAAGACCCAGAGTGAGGCCAAGCAAGATGCCATAAAGCGCACTGACAAGATAACTGTTCCTGCAAAAG GCTCTGAGTTTCTGGTTCCCATCAGTGGATTTTATTGCCAGCTCTGTGAGGAATTTTTGGGGGATCCAATTTCTGGGGAGCAACATGTGAAGGGTCACCAACACAATGAGAAATACAAG aaaTATGTGGATGAAAACCCATTATATGAGGAGCGGCGGAATCTGGACCGCCAAGCTGGCTTGGCTGTGGTCCTAGAGACAGAACGGCGACGGCAGAGTGAGCTAAAGCGCAAACTTAGTGAGAAAccaaaggaggagaagaaagaaaaaaaggcaaagactGTGAAAGAAGTAAAGGAGGATGACAAGGTCTCTGAGAAATTAGAAGACCAACTCTCTGAGGGTAGGAACTCCCCtgaaaaagctgaaaataaaaggaacactGGCATCAAACTCCAGTTAAAAGAAGAGGTAAAGAAGGAATCACCAACAtcatcttcttttgggaaattcAGCTGGAAGAAgccagaaaaagaagaggagaaaagttCAGTGGTGACCCCAAGTATCTCTAAAGAAGAGATTGTAGAAAGTAGTAAGGACAAAGAGGATGGCAAAACTGAAGCTGGGAAGGCAAAGCCTATCAAAATCAAGCTCTCTGGGAAAACTGTTGTTGCACATACCAGCCCTTGGATGCCTGTTGTGACAACTTCCACACAGACTAAGATCCGACCCAACCTGCCTATCCCATCCACAGTACTCCGCAAGTCATGTTCAGCCACAATGAGCAAGCCAGCTCCTCTTAACACCTTTCTGTCTATTAAGTCCTCTGGAACCACTGCTAAACCTCTGCCAGTGGTTAAAGAGTCTTCAGCTGATCTCCTCTTACCTCCAGACATCATTTCCAAAGCATTTGGAGGGGAAGAGGTGATTCTAAAAGGGTCTCCAGAGGAAAAAGTGGTGTTGGCTGAAAAGAGTGAGCCATCTCATTTACCTGAACAAATACTACCACCTcctccaccacccccacctccaccacctccaccaccccccGTTATGCCTCATCCGGCTGTCCCGTCTCCTGCTCAAGCAAATGCTATCTTGGCTCCAGTAAAATCAAACCCAATTGTATCTCAGACTCTCAGCCCTGGCTTCGTGGGTCCTAACATTTTGAACCCAGTGTTGCCTGTAGCCATCATGGCCTCAGCACAGCCAGCTGCCATTCCTTCTGATGAGACAGCTCCTGGGGTGAGTGAGAGTGACCGAGACCAGACCCTGTTCTCTGTGTTAGTACGTCCTCCACCACCCCTCTCAAGTGTGTTCAGTGAACAAGCCAAAAAATTAGAGAAGCGAAATTCATGCTTAGCCACAGCCAATGCTAAGGACCTGTATGACATATTCTATAGTAGTGGTGGAAAGGGGGCCCCTGAGACTAAGGGGGCCCCTGAGACTAAGCTAAGTGGTGGCCCATTGGCCAATGGGGAAAATAGCAACCTCTCTAGAACCAAAAGTTCAGACACCTCTTCTACTTCTGCTTTGAACAGCAGTGCATCCCAAGAGGAGTTGCATCAAGGTGAGGGTTTGGTCACTGCTCCCATAGTTAGCAACTCTGAAAAGCCTGTTGCAAAAACTCTGGTGGCCCTAGGAAAATGGTCAGTTGTAGAACATGTAGACCCAAAAAGCACAGGTAGCACCTATGGCTTCCTACAGCCTCTGACAAGGTTGTGCCAAAGCAGGCCTTATGAAACAATTACCCCAAAGACAGACACTTTGGCCATATGGACCTCTAGTTCCTTCCAGAGTGACACTAGTAGGGATATATCTCCAGAGAAGAAGAGTGAGCTTGACCTGGGAGAGCCAGGACCACCTGGTGTAGAACCACCACCTCAGCTGTTAGATATACAGTGCAAAGAATCTCAGAAGTTGGTAGAAATCCACCTCAGAGAATCTGTTAACAAGGATAAGGAAAGCCAAGAGCTCCGTAAATCTGAGGATTGTAGAGAAAGTGAGATAGAGACAAACACTGAACTAGAAGGAAGGGTAAAGGAGCTGTCTGAGGGGATAGTTGATGAGGGAGCAAGTACCAGCATTGGACCCCACAGCATAGAAGATTCTAATTTGAACCATGGAAATAGATACATGTGGGAGGGAGAAGTAAAACAGCCCAACTTGCTAATGATTGACAAAGAGGCTGAACAGTCCAATAAATTGATGACAGGAAGTGAAACTCCAAGTAAAGTAGTGATCAAATTGAGTCCACAGGCTTGCTCTTTCACAAAGGCAAAATTAGACTCATTTTTATCAGAAGCTAGGTCTTTACTCAACCCACAAGATACACCTGTGAAAATTTCTGCCCCAGAGTTGCTTCTTCATTCCCCAGCCAGATCAGCTATGTGTTTAACAGGTAGTACACAAGAACAAGGAGTTTCAGTTGTTAGTGAGGAGGGGCTAGAAAATTCAGCTCCAGAATCAGCTTCTAGAACTTCTAGGTACAGAAGCCTCAAACTCAAGAGAGAAAGATCAAAAGACTTTCAAGTTAAAAAGATCTATGAGTTGGCTGTTTGGGATGAAAACAAGAAGAGGCCAGAGACCTGGGAGAGCCCAGAGAAACCAAAAGCAGAAGCACTGGAGCTACAAGATGTCCATCCAGAGTTAACAGTGACAATAGAAAGCAAGGCCCTAGGAGACTTTGAAGCTACAGACTTAAAGGTAGAGGAGCTTACTGCCCTGGGGAATCTGGGGGATATGCCTGTTGATTTCTGCACTACTCGGGTAAGCCCAGCACATAGATCCCCAACTGCCTTGTCTCAGAAAGTGTGTGAAGAAAATTCTGTATCATCTATAGGGTGTAATTCCTCCGATTCCACTGACTTCGAACCAATCCCATCTTTTTCTGGGTTTCCATTAGATTCTCCCAAAACCTTGGTGCTTGACTTTGAGACAGAGGGTGAACGAAACTCATCTAATCCCAGGAGTGTTAGGATCCCTTCTCCTAACATTTTGAAAACTGGACTTACAGAAAATGTTGACTGTGGCTTGGGGGGCCTAGAGGGAACACACCAGGCCCTTGACCTTTTAGCAGGAGGAATGATGCCTGAGGAAGTAAAACAATCTTCCCAATTAGACAAACAAGAGTCACTCGGATtggaattaaaaacaattaattcTGCAGGCCTTGGGCCATCTCCTTGCCTTCCAGACCTTGTTGACTTTGTCACACGGACCTCTGGAGTTCAAAAAGATAAACTGTGTTCTCCACCCTCTGAACCAGGTGACCCTTCTAAATGTAGTTCCCTGGAGTTGGGGCCATTACAGCTAGAAATATCGAATGCATCCACCACAGAGGTGGCAATTCTGCAAGCAGATGATGACAGTGGCGACCCTCTGAATTTGGTTAAAGCTCCAGTGTCAAGGTCCCCTCCAAGGGAACAGGTAATTGAAGACAATATGGTCCCTCAGGAAATGCCTGAACAGGAAGCTACAGTTGGTGCCATCCAGGACCACACAGAATCCAGTGTTCACAACTAA